The following nucleotide sequence is from Roseivirga sp. BDSF3-8.
ACTACGTATCCCCCTTCATCGGTCGCCTGGATGATATTGCTACTGACGGACTCGGACTTATTGAGCAGATAGTAAATATCTACGATCAGTATGATTACCAGACCGAGGTGCTTGCCGCATCTGTACGCCACACCATGCACCTTATTCAGTGTGCTGAAATGGGTGTGGATGTAGCTACCTGCCCGCTTAGTGTTATTACCGGATTGCTAAGGCACCCCCTTACCGATAGTGGCCTGGAGAAATTTCTCGCTGACCACAAGAAGAACAATAGCTAATAGCGCTTCCTTTGGACGGACTACACATTATTAAGGTTAAGGGTAAAGCCAAAATCCCTGATTATATACAATTACGCGACGAGGATTTTGTCCTCGTCGCTTATTTCCGTGCTGACCGCCCCCTTAAGAACCTGGAAAAATATGGGCTCGAAGGAAAGGAACAGGAGTTGGCAGCGTTGATTGAGAAGTTGCCCTTTGGTAAATTGCAAAAACTCGATATCTAAATGAGCTTTTCATCCGATCACGTCGTATCTGTTTCCAATGCCTGTATATTTCAGGAGCACCAGACAGTGCTCAATGATATAACCTTCCAAATAGAGAAAGGTGAATTTGTATACCTTATCGGTCGGACCGGTAGCGGGAAGAGTTCACTGCTCAAGACCCTATATGCAGATCTCCCTCTCCGCCTGGGAGACGTAATGGTGGCAGGATATGATATTCGCAATATCCGGCGATCTAAAGTGCCTTTTCTTCGCCGTAAACTCGGTATCGTTTTTCAGGATTTCCAATTGTTTCCTGACCGGACTGTGGCAGAAAACCTATTCTTCGTCATGCGGGCCACCGGATGGAAGGAGCGAAAAAAAATGAAAAAGCGATTAGCCGAGGTGCTCATGCAAGTCGGACTGGGTTCTGTGGGTAGTAAAATGCCACATCAGCTTTCAGGTGGCGAGCAACAGCGGGTGGTTATCGCCAGGGCCCTTATAAACGAACCGGTTATGCTTGTAGCAGATGAGCCTACTGGTAATCTCGATCCGGAGGTATCAGACGGCATATTCAGGCTATTCCTTGATATCAATAAGCAAGGGACTTCCGTTCTCATGGCAACCCATAATTATAATTTCATTAAACAGTACCCTGCCCGCATGCTCAAGTGTGAAAAAGGTAAGTTACTGGATTCTGCTAAAGAGTCTTTCGAGTTGTCTACCGCTTACTTCTGATGAACTTTTAAGGTTTTTCGTCAGAAAATACAGTTTGATGAAACAAATTATCTGTTTTTAACATTACTAATACTATAATAATGGTTTTAAATGGCTAGCTTAAGATCCGCTGCAATGATTTCGTGAGAAGCTGCCGCCATTTAGATTTTTTTCCTGGCCTGTTTTATTTTTTTCAGGTCTACATTTTTTAGAACCTTCTTGACGATGCATGTAGCACATAATTCTTCAGAAAACATCATTCTTAAATTAGAAAGAGTATACCGGCTCATTGATGAGTGGAAGCTGACCAGTCATAATATCGATGCTACCGAGCGGTATCGTATTCAAAATCTTATAGATATAAAGAAGCGGGAAATTGAAAAAAATGTCTCGGCTTTTAAGAAAAGTTGTGCCTCCAACTTCGATGATATCAGGATGCTGATAGATAGGCAACTACGCGAGATTATGTCTTACCTTGAGCCAGCCCGCAAAAGACGTTTGAGTGTGTAGACCTCAATATTAAAGTTGCTATTCCTTTCTTTTTTAGAACCAGCTATTATATTTGTCTCCCGACATGATGTCGCAGTTAAACCATATTGCCCTTTCTTCTCTGGCTTTTGCTCCGGCTAGCCAGGCTGTGCATCATTTCCATCATTCCTCGTAAGAGGAATACCTAACACTATATTGCCCCCTCCTGGCTCATGTAGCCATCTTTATTCCCTGATTTTCATTAGAAAACCTTCTATATTACTTATTATTAGCATGATCAAAGTTGCTATTCAAAAATCCGGCAGGCTGAGTGACGATACCATTAGTCTTTTCCGTGAATGTGGTATACGCTTCAGCCGTGGCACTGGCCGGCTCAAATCAACTGCCACTAATTTTCCTCTCGAGTTTCTGTTCCTTCGCGACGACGATATTCCCGGCTATGTAGCTGATGGTGTGGCCCACCTTGGTGTAGTTGGTGAAAATGTAATGATCGAAAAAAAGAAGGATGTAATCCTTCGCAAAAAGCTTGGTTTTAGCAAGTGTCGGCTTTCAGTAGCTATACCAAAAGGAAATGAGTACAACGGTCCTGAGGACCTGAGAAATAAAAGTATTGCCACATCTTACCCTGTAGTGCTGCAAAAGTGGCTGGATGAAAAAGGGCTTACGGCTGAACTTCACGAGATTAGCGGTTCTGTAGAAATAGCTCCAAGTATAGGGCTGGCGGAAGCTGTGTGTGATATTGTTAGTACTGGTAGTACCCTGCTGTCTAACGGTCTCAAAGAGGTAGAAACCGTCATGCGGTCCGAAGCCGTACTCATCAGTAATAAAAACCTTGATGCTAAGCAGACAGCCTTACTTGAAAAGCTGTTATTCAGGATGAATGCCGTACAAACAGGCGGCAGTAATAAGTATATTCTGCTGAACGCGCCTAACGAACAGCTCGACAAGATCATAAGCCTGCTGCCCGGTATGAAGAGTCCCACCGTTCTGCCATTGCATATGGAAGGGTGGAGTAGTGTGCACTCAGTTATGGCAGAGGATGATTATTGGGAAGTCGTAGAAGAGTTGAAAAATAATGGAGCACAGGGTATACTGGTAGTACCCATTGAAAATATGATCATATGAAGATCGTAGAAAATCCACCCCGTGACACATGGGAAAGTCTGCTGGCCAGACCCGTACAGGACCATAAGACCATCAAAAAGATTGTAAAGCCTATCATCCGCAAAGTAGAGCGAAAAGGTGATAAGGCCCTGTACAAGCTTGCAGAAGAATATGACCATGTAAAACTCAGCAGCCTTCTGGTAACAGAAGAAGAATTAAACGCGGCTGCAGAGCGTATAGATGATAACTTACGGAAGGCCATTGATCTGGCAGTGAAAAATATCACTGCTTTTCACCAGAAGCAGGCGGATGATGAGCTTGTGGTGGAAACGATGCCTGGTGTGATATGTCGCAGAAAATCTGTGCCTATTGAAAAGGTAGGCTTGTATGTGCCAGGCGGTACAGCCCCATTGTTTAGTACCGTACTCATGCTCGGTATTCCTGCACGCATAGCAGGCTGTCGCGAGATTGTACTGGCCACCCCGCCTGATCGCAGTGGCAATGTACACCCTGCCATACTTTATGCAGCAAACCAGGTGGGAGTAACACGGATAGTAAAAGCCGGCGGGGCCCAGGCCGTGGCAGCCATGACCTTCGGCACAGAGAGTGTTCCCAGGGTGCATAAGATATTCGGGCCGGGAAATCAATATGTAACCGCGGCCAAGCAATTCGTTACACGCTATGGCATAGCTATAGACATGCCCGCAGGCCCTAGCGAAGTAGCCGTAATAGCGGATGCCCAGTGCCCCCCTGCCTTTGTAGCGGCAGACCTATTGTCGCAGGCAGAGCATGGTGTGGATAGCCAGGTGATATTAGTAAGTACAGATAAGGCGGTACTGGAGGGAGTTAGTAAAGAAGTAGACAGACAGCTACAAGAATTGCCGCGTAAAGAAATAGCCTCTAAGGCCCTGGAGAATAGCCTGGCGATATTAGTGGAAGATGATCAGCAAGCTATTGATCTTATCAATGATTATGGTCCTGAGCACCTTATTCTGGCGATGGAGAATGCAGTAGAAGCCGGTGAGAAGATCATTAATGCCGGGTCTGTTTTTCTTGGTAATTATACTCCCGAGTCCGCAGGAGACTACGCTTCCGGTACTAACCACACCCTGCCCACTAACGGCTATGCCAAAGCGTATAGTGGCGTAAGTGTAGATAGCTTTGTAAGGAAAATTACCTTTCAGGAAATCAGCCCTGCCGGATTAAAGAACATAGGGCCGGCCATAGAAACCATGGCCCATGCAGAAGAGCTTCATGCACACAAGCAGGCGGTTTCCATCAGACTTAACTATTTGGCTAATAATGGAAATCAATAAGTTATTACGCCCCCATCTCGCAAGCCTGAAGCCCTATTCAAGCGCTCGCGATGAGTTTAGTGGAAATGCTTCTGTATTTCTTGATGCGAATGAAAACCCCTATGATGTGCTGGGTGGAGATGGGGTAAACCGCTACCCTGATCCTCATCAGAAGCAGCTTAAAGATCGGTTGGCCAGGTTAAAAGGCATTGAGCCACAGCATATTTTTCTGGGTAATGGCAGTGATGAAGCGATCGACTTGCTTTTCAGGGCTTTTTGCCGGCCGGGAGTTGATAATGTAATCATTCAGCCACCCACATATGGCATGTATGCTGTATCCGCTGCCATTAATGATGTGGAGATAAGGGAGGCACTGCTTACGCCAGACTTTCAGCCTGATGTAGATAAGATAATGGCATCAGTCGATGAGAATAGTAAGCTGCTTTTTATCTGCTCACCGAATAACCCTACCGGAAATGACCAGGACAAGGAACGCGTATATTCTCTGTTGCAAAGCTTTCCCGGTCTTGTAATAGTGGATGAGGCCTACATTGATTTCAGTCTTAGTGAAAGCTTTA
It contains:
- a CDS encoding fructose-6-phosphate aldolase, with protein sequence MDGLHIIKVKGKAKIPDYIQLRDEDFVLVAYFRADRPLKNLEKYGLEGKEQELAALIEKLPFGKLQKLDI
- a CDS encoding cell division ATP-binding protein FtsE produces the protein MSFSSDHVVSVSNACIFQEHQTVLNDITFQIEKGEFVYLIGRTGSGKSSLLKTLYADLPLRLGDVMVAGYDIRNIRRSKVPFLRRKLGIVFQDFQLFPDRTVAENLFFVMRATGWKERKKMKKRLAEVLMQVGLGSVGSKMPHQLSGGEQQRVVIARALINEPVMLVADEPTGNLDPEVSDGIFRLFLDINKQGTSVLMATHNYNFIKQYPARMLKCEKGKLLDSAKESFELSTAYF
- the hisD gene encoding histidinol dehydrogenase — translated: MKIVENPPRDTWESLLARPVQDHKTIKKIVKPIIRKVERKGDKALYKLAEEYDHVKLSSLLVTEEELNAAAERIDDNLRKAIDLAVKNITAFHQKQADDELVVETMPGVICRRKSVPIEKVGLYVPGGTAPLFSTVLMLGIPARIAGCREIVLATPPDRSGNVHPAILYAANQVGVTRIVKAGGAQAVAAMTFGTESVPRVHKIFGPGNQYVTAAKQFVTRYGIAIDMPAGPSEVAVIADAQCPPAFVAADLLSQAEHGVDSQVILVSTDKAVLEGVSKEVDRQLQELPRKEIASKALENSLAILVEDDQQAIDLINDYGPEHLILAMENAVEAGEKIINAGSVFLGNYTPESAGDYASGTNHTLPTNGYAKAYSGVSVDSFVRKITFQEISPAGLKNIGPAIETMAHAEELHAHKQAVSIRLNYLANNGNQ
- the hisC gene encoding histidinol-phosphate transaminase; protein product: MEINKLLRPHLASLKPYSSARDEFSGNASVFLDANENPYDVLGGDGVNRYPDPHQKQLKDRLARLKGIEPQHIFLGNGSDEAIDLLFRAFCRPGVDNVIIQPPTYGMYAVSAAINDVEIREALLTPDFQPDVDKIMASVDENSKLLFICSPNNPTGNDQDKERVYSLLQSFPGLVIVDEAYIDFSLSESFINDLKAYPNLVVLQTFSKAWALAGLRLGVAYASEEIIRVLDHIKPPYNVNALTQKVALEAMEKADQKDSLVETLRMERDQLDRALKKSTLVKRTYPSNANFILAEMKGSAKEIYDNLVTKGVIVRDRSKVQLCENCLRITVGTAEENQKLLSELLSYEQ
- the hisG gene encoding ATP phosphoribosyltransferase encodes the protein MIKVAIQKSGRLSDDTISLFRECGIRFSRGTGRLKSTATNFPLEFLFLRDDDIPGYVADGVAHLGVVGENVMIEKKKDVILRKKLGFSKCRLSVAIPKGNEYNGPEDLRNKSIATSYPVVLQKWLDEKGLTAELHEISGSVEIAPSIGLAEAVCDIVSTGSTLLSNGLKEVETVMRSEAVLISNKNLDAKQTALLEKLLFRMNAVQTGGSNKYILLNAPNEQLDKIISLLPGMKSPTVLPLHMEGWSSVHSVMAEDDYWEVVEELKNNGAQGILVVPIENMII